A window of Calditerrivibrio sp. genomic DNA:
TCCCTAACCTTTTCACTACCCTCTCACTCGCTCTACCATCACCATAGGGATTAGTAGCTTGGGACATTTTCCTGTATACCTCCTCATTATTTAGCAGCAAACTGACATGCTCCACTATACTCTTTACCCCAGTACCTACTAACATCGATGTACCGGCCTCTATACCTTCAACCCTTTCTGTCACATCTCTCATTACCAATACAGGCTTACCTAATGAAGGTGCTTCCTCCTGTATCCCTCCAGAATCAGTTAAAACTAAATAAGATTTTTTCATAAGCCACAAAAGATATGGATACTCAAGTGGATCAATTAAATGGATATTTTCAATATCTTTTAAAATTCGATTAACAGGTTCTTTTACATTAGGATTAAGGTGCACTGGATAAACTATCTCTATCTCTCTGTATCTAAAAGCCAACTCTCTTAGTGCATTGCATATATTCTCAAAACCCTCACCAAAACTTTCCCTTCTGTGGCCTGTAACCAACAATATCTTTGATTTTTGATCTTTTATTACCTTTTCAAAAAAACGATCTATTTCCCCTTTCAAAGCAACATCACTTTCTATTCTATTTACTCCCATAAACAATGCATCTATTACAGTATTACCCACAACATAGACATTGTTTCTAATCCCTTCTTTATATAAATTCTGTTTTGCTTTTTTCGTTGGTGCAAAATGAAAATCTGCCAAATG
This region includes:
- the wecB gene encoding UDP-N-acetylglucosamine 2-epimerase (non-hydrolyzing); translated protein: MRKKILLVFGTRPEAIKCAPLFWELKKHSDLFNTKVCITAQHRQMLDQVLDFFQITPDYDLNLMKNNQTLFDITSDCLKKLEGVLDDFVPELVIVQGDTTSAFVAALAAFYKKVKVAHLEAGLRSQNKYSPFPEEINRVLVGHLADFHFAPTKKAKQNLYKEGIRNNVYVVGNTVIDALFMGVNRIESDVALKGEIDRFFEKVIKDQKSKILLVTGHRRESFGEGFENICNALRELAFRYREIEIVYPVHLNPNVKEPVNRILKDIENIHLIDPLEYPYLLWLMKKSYLVLTDSGGIQEEAPSLGKPVLVMRDVTERVEGIEAGTSMLVGTGVKSIVEHVSLLLNNEEVYRKMSQATNPYGDGRASERVVKRLG